From Gossypium raimondii isolate GPD5lz chromosome 11, ASM2569854v1, whole genome shotgun sequence:
TTCAATTCTCAGCCAAAAAAGGCCATAGGAGAGATCCTTAagcttatttttatatttttacttcaagtgagtttaattatttccttttcttataaattttatgttttgagacttttacaattatgtCCAACTAAGTCTTgctttagtttttgattttattgaaaatttttgaagttaccattgatgaatataggatgttttatatgaataaacatggatttagagctttaattatgttatatgatgattgtataaagtgattttgtaaaatgttaattttaggactaaattgtgaaaagttaaagtaTTATGGTTAGGTactaaatttctattttatcaagGGTTGTATGATAGCCtagaatatttaaataaattattaatttagaaaaactagtccatttgatagattaacttgttaagggattaaattgcaaaagttgtaaaattttagggcaattgtgtaaatttgaaaaatggaagGGTATTAATTACGAAatgaattggaactgaaatatatgttaatgtatgagtcattttatattttagaacaaaaactcgtagatactcgtgaaaaaggaaaattagtggaatagtccttgaacttctacaaatattacaattcaatctaggtaagttcgtatggttaaattttaatatataaatatatatattgaattgatgaatggtattaagtatttattcatatctattgttgaaagtgaaattttgttaaagttatgaatttaaattgaatgttcaaAACGATTGGAACgcgggatttgagtacattcggCACTCGGTGAATTGGTGGCATTGGAGGATAATGTGGAAAATTATTCAAGCAaatcgaggttcagcatttgttgcgaaatTTCGTGTTTAgtttccgtttagctctcacgagtttctgtttaactcatatgagtttccgttcagctcttttaagcttctgtttaacccttatgggtttctgctcagctcttacgagctttcgttcaacccttatgggtttttttagctctcatgagcttttGTTCAGCTTTCgtaattgaaatttgaaagacATATTGTTTGCTATTGATATTGATCTGAAATAAGTGTATTCATCACTTGAAACAAGAAGTTTacattgaatgaatttatttaattgatgtgTTATTGTAGGTTCGGTatgatttatatttaacccatcgaacttactaagcttcattaagcttactcgagttgtttaatgtctttgtagatTTTCAAAAGGTTGGAAGATTGGATCAGCAtatcaagtcacactatccagcttatTCCGATAGTTTTTGAAATGTTCTatatggtttatatggcatgtatagggtttgtgtggatttaattaaagtttatcttgtgtaaatgttaataattataattttgtttatatatatatgttgggtTGAAAATGAGACATATTAGTGATGTTGATGTGAATGATATAGGTTTATTGTATTCAATTTGTGGTTAACTTTAGTAGACTAGTTAGATggactaaataggtaagtaTAGGTATTTGGGCATATATAAATgatgttatgttatgtttaaaacatgattttgacttgttttgatTGTTTGTTGGGATATATTGATGTGTTAAAATGCTGTGTTTAGGTTGATATTAAAATGGGTGAGAACTGTGGCCttgaaatggcctattttcgtccacacgggcatgtgtcccctggacataggaaaaattttggaattttgtgaaaaattctctaagtttccggtttagtctcgatttgtttctaatgtgtatttttgGGCCTCGAGGCCTCAtacaagggacaatatgagtgatTTGATCtggaaatgatatgaaatgttaaatgatatgaaatgttcgtatttgatttggaaagttcggtaatgctccgtaaccctgttccagcgacggataagggttaggggtgttacaggttcTTTCCTAGTAACGAACTTTTTCAGACTAATCTGAACTAGAATTGTCATCATCtaaacttgccacagattgaaatttgtgacaccatcgAACTTTTCAATGTCAAACATTGTTGCTATCATATTTAAACGAGCTGATCTACGAAAATTAACCTAGCTCTTGATACCACTTGTTCGGGATCAACCCGATTAagtaacgaacaagtaaaaaatagcagaagaaattgagagactgaacacataaatttaatgtgaaaaaacccctccaaagaggataaaaaatcatggGCAAAGTTAgttttactataatgacaaaagaacgaagaatacaaaagatggagataaaaactaaaccccaaaacctgaaaacaaagaaccctcaaaacgtaaatacaaaattctccaaaagtgttatgagttctaatattttaatgggtgtattttctaaggttgtaaaagagcctatttataggctaaatttgtaggtcaaataataaaataatctagactaatcagagttcgactgaaacaaataaacagagtttaactaggagattATCTCTCAATTTTGACTAAAACTTGAGGCATACTCAACagcttaaacaaaatttaaggtCTGTTTTCTAATTGGGTCGGGACTCGAACAATATTTTTGGCCCAGGCTTGACCCTACCCTGCCCGAATGTATTATATTGtaaaagtaattatattaattatatatattaaatcactaacccaattataactaaatatattacccaaaagttaaaactaaaaaaaaaaagcacccAACCTCCTAATCTTAATTGTTGTTGCTTTTAATGTTGTTTCGTTGTTGTTTCCCTACCATTTTGCTACTGATTTGTTGTCATTCcactattatattgctattattttgttgttgttgtttggatattgtataacttttcttttattattaattttgctactattttagaggcatttgcttgctaagttgcaactattttagtgttatttaagtataaaaacttttttaatacatttacaatgtgttgggaaatatttattttaatatttttagtgtatttgatgtattatattttttaaatttgtttttatataaaaatctaaaaaaactaATACGGATAGGTTAGGTCGGGCTtgagttaataattttttttatcaaggtcggatttggacaaaatttttgttcattttttggGCCGAGTCGAGCTTAGGCATAGAAAATGGGCCTAGACACTTAGCATTGGCCCAACCCATGCCAGGTCTAGATGGCACTATGTTCCCATGCGACATCGATGGTTATAATGATTATATCAACAAGTTTATCAATATCAAAGATGAatccattaaaaaaattgttatatttttataatttttcatatttttgcattttttataatttttaaaaattacaaaaaattaagtgcaattcttttcaatttttaaaatttttgcaaattctcttataattttataacttttttttaaatttcaaaattctaggttttattataatttttgaattttttatgattttttaaaaattttaaacaattttaaggGAAATTACCATATTTTGCCAAATGGCATAACCCTATCGTGCCATTTGGCAAAGTTAATTGACATAAGGGCTTACAAGGAAATTggttatattcaattaaaagtTCGATTGAGTGATGTTTTCAACTGAGGGTTCAATTGATTATTGCACTATTTTACAAGGACTTTTTGATATATTAAGCcttgaaattgtaaaaataatacattaaaaataacataaatagttataaaaaaaaacataaaatctaaaatgggcttggagaacttaagcaaaattttaaacGTATATTTGATGAATACCTCAATGTGGAGGCTTCAAGTTTCGATATGTGCTTAAAAGCGTAGCCCGTTGAACAAAAAAGGCCCTAATTTCTTAagcataaatattttacaacttGCTTTGAAAAgaaataggttaaaatatgttttaaatttcaatacttttcaatttttatatatttagaatttaattttttattttaagaaatttaatctctttgtttttggattaatattatttaactttaacaattagacttgaaatttgaaatattaaaaataaaaggattaaattcttaaaataaaagtaagggAGTAAATTTCAAAAGTACATGGACTTGGagtttaatttaacaaaaaatgttCTAATCCTGTACTTTTTCACATTTGAAATTTACTccatactttttattttaaagaatttaatcaCTCtactattcaaatttaaaaatgcaagtcgaaatttttgttaatttttatttcatgattactagtatttttaaaaaaagttaaacaggttggattatattaaaaataataaagtagctCCCAAAAAATAACTGTTTTTGGAACTTAAAACAACAATAGTAACacctaagaaaagaaaaatgaaaaccaaaaaataaaacccaGCCATCTGATAAGTCACTTTCCTTCCTCTCGAGGCATTTAAAACATCCAAGTGACCCATCGTCTATCTCTGCCTGAGCCTGGTTGCAAAGACTTCCTTCCCGTCTTCCCATCAACGTTaattaaccacaaattcaactAAATTACTCATCTATACACTAACTCCGTAAATAtctctatttaatatttacagatttTATTTACGGAAACGGGGCTccgaaattacattttttcgaTACCATTGAAAACTATGTCGTTATAGtggtgattttcaaaattataaatccTTAGTGGAGTGGGGCAGGGATGCAGCAAAATGTGTCAATTGTGAAGCAGTAGTGGAATTAGCAATATCCGCTCCCGTTCCGCTCCATTGCCATCATTACCTTAACTTCTCAgatttcaaaactcaaattcttgttaacattgttaattttttattaaatttattgatgtgacatttttaaaaataaaaaaaatatttaattgatagtAATGTAACTATAAGAAATGACGtagtaatgaatttgaatttaataaaataattttaatagtcttAAGAATTTGACTTAAGTGTTTGGTATGATGAAAAGTAGTAACTTACTAACTTTCTTGGAAATTTAATCTATTGAAAAGTGATTCCAACGTATGGTAtgccaaattttatttaatttctttggaATCTGGCTTTCCTTTGGGAGTTACTTTCCTATAAACATGGCAATGTGATTCCCATgataaaatatgagaaatttaTTTCCTCATGtagattgaaattttcaaaaaatattaagacGAAATTAATCCCATTTCATATTGGTTTGGGGTATTAATCtattaattaatgtaaaaacTAGAAGCTACAACTATTGCCCCGTTTCTTCTTCCTActactttattttttctattacaCCAATAAATTCTTCgcaagttttttaatttattccaaaataagttttatatatcaataattttatatatgcattattATATAGGTTAGTATTTTGTACACTTGTCTAACagtttattgtatttatttcacTAGTAGCTttgaaaaattgataaatatctctttttttaaatatatttttaaatattttactatactcttATAAGTTACTTGTCAACTACTTGATCCTGTTTATGAGTCTAAAACTCCACATACCAAATAATttccttatttatattttttaaagataaatgcaagacaaatttgaaatgattttgttttcaattaaaactataattcttttggtactgattaaaattataaattaaaaataataattaatacatggatatcatattttatttaggaagggtaaattcataaattatcattacGTGCCTAGGAAAGTACTTAGTTAACCAAATGAGATAATGTAACtttcttgatattttaattaatgccTTCCAATGCATACCACGCGTTGTAAAGTAAGATTTCAAGGAATCACATTCCATTAGAATTATCCTTGGAATCATAATATGGGAAAACACCAAACAttatctaaaatttgaaatctaaaaagtagaggggctaaatatctaaaaataaaagtatatagcttaaattttaaatttattaagagtACAGGgatttatgacatattttaacctaaaaatttaaggaaaaaaataaaaagagatttTCCCAAGCAATGATGGGGGAATTATCATGGTAGTCGATACTGTTTCAGTACCATCCATACCGACTGGAACGCTTCGTTCCAATAGTAAACTGAAACAACAAACTTTAGGTTTCGTTTTGATGCAAATTTGGTTGGTATAAGTTGTATTGACGCGTACTGGTTAATTTCGCTCGTACTGACTGAAATATGGTGTACCAACCGgtatcaaaaaattaatttgaaaattaattttaactttactttttattaatttaattatgaattgttatatggaataattttattgtttaatttatggAATAATTTGTTTTgcttgtttaatttttctttggtGAGTTACAAGAGGAGGGCAAAGCCCCAATAATAATGCGACTAGCATGACTTAAACTCAAGCCATACCTAGGACGGTGAACACATTGGTCATCAGGCCAACACACgatgttttgtttgttttaagtttatttaatgaTGGACTGTATTTGTGAAGCtgatacaataaaattttatataattgatgagtatttttttttgtatcttaaaatttacataaaatgagGTTTgaactagacctgtccatgggtcgggcggcccggcccggcccgacggcctgcccgaaatatgggagggttgggtaaaaatataggcccgaaatatgagcttgggcaaaaaaacgaggcccgtttaaaaatgggccgggctcgggctcaacttttttggcccggccccggcccggcccgaatataataaatatatattttttatttttatttttaaattttaaaatactttaaaaatatttttatttttattttttaattttaaaatatttttttgtgtttattaaaaatcgggccgggccgggctcgggcttattcttttttcccgggccgggcctgggtaaaattttaggctcatatttcgggccgggccgaaattttttccgggtccggcccggcccatggacaggtctagtttAAACTCATgccaccaaaatttttaaaaagttttttactacttcaactaaaattttatttttatgtatattttatatttaaaatttacttaattttattatttgatatttataaatattttttatatgcatacatcaaatattttataaaaatagtgaTAAATCTAAAAGATGGTACGTCCGCTCTGCAATACTGACTACCATGAGAATTATATTAGTacctatatataaaaagaaagtcATTTGACTACCTTGGACCTTCCTCCTATTGAAATGTGGATACCCACCCActcaccattttttttatttttacaaaagttgatttaattttagctttactccttttattatatttaaatttaaaatttaagttttatatttaatttctaacgcAATCCgatcctatatttttataatgttattagttagttCAAAtggttaatattattaaattttttattaaaatattatgaagtTCCTTATTTTTGAAAGAGCCAAcggttaaatttcaatttggcAGTTATAATATGGTAACATTTGGATTAAATTCtatactttatttcttttacataatttgatctttctacttttataatgtcattaattagtctaaatagttCATATTGTCAAGTATTTCAATTACAATGCTGTAGCCATTTTTAAGAACACTATTCCAACAACAAAAATCCTATTATGACGAATTTGAATGCgtgttttaaggaaaaaatatcACATAAGCATTTTCAACgtaatttttattacattattaCTAAGTgagttttgtttaattttaaaatgtcacagtACCATTACATTTAACTGAAGAATTTAATGATGGTaataattaaacctaaattcttaattttgaagagtaaaggaactaaattcttgaaaaataaaataaggagactaaatttcaaatgtgtGAATTCTATAGGACTTAGATCGTATTTTAAccttcataattaatttaatagaaaaattttaatagcaataacaattgaaattaaaattttaaattaaaaaatagagagtttgaatctttaaaaataaaatatatttttaaccttcaattttttaatataaacaaaaaaaaaatcaatcaagaaGAAAAGGTGGTTTTGATTATACCGAAGTAGAGTTCCATGACAAAAATTCAACACAAATATTTATACTAAACCTGCAGGTTAaggttattttaatcattagTAATGTAAATTCAACACAAAACTAGAATTAGATTTTAGCGAACAGCCATAGCAATGAATACAAGTATTTGCTTTCACATTTGCCTGCGGCATATCTAGTAACTATAACAATGGGAAATTAATTGGAACTATGCGCGAGCTGTAATTTGTATGCAATGCATTTACTTGAAGCATATATTTATTCTCATAGAAAGTACCACTGCCTCTGCTCCTACCCATAATTGCATTTGTTTGAGCAAAAAAAGGAAAGTAGTCTACAACCTGAGTTCGTTCACCCCATGGATGAGGTACAGGGGAAGAAGGATTACGTAGACCCGCCACCAGCTCCCTTGTTGGACATGGAAGAACTTAAGAGCTGGTCTTTTCACAGAGCTGTCCTTGCCGAGTTCGTTGctactcttttatttctttacgtGTTAGTTGCCACTGTTATCGGTCACCAAAGGCAACCTGCTTGTCAGGGTGTTGGTCCCCTTGGTATTGCTTGGGCTGTCGGCGGCATGATCTTCGTTCTCGTCTACTGCACTGCGGGAATCTCTGGTAACCCTATGTACTTAGCGAATCAGCTAAGTTAGCCTATGAAGTAGATGAATATGTGAACTATGCTTATGAGTTATGACCTTGCCATCATTGTTAAAACAGGTGGTCATATTAATCCGGCGGTAACGTTGGGGTTGTTCGTGGCTCGGAAGGTTTCATTGGTTCGAGCGGTGGCCTACATGGTGGCGCAGTGTTTGGGAGCTATTTTTGGCGCAGGTTTAGCAAAGTCCGTCATGAAGCACTACTATAATACACTAGGAGGTGGTACAAACGTCGTGGTTGCTGGGAACTCGAAAGGCGCCGCTTTGGGAGCTGAGATCATCGGCACCTTCGTCCTCGTCTACACCGTTTTCTCTGCCACTGATCCCAAAAGAAATGCACGCGATTCCCATGTCCCCGTAAGTATCATAGTAGCTACCAGACATGCAAAGATCACTCTTAAATTTAATAGCaataattatttacatatattttataaaaatgctcctaattatatatttgagtTCTTCTAGTCatcaatttttattctttattttaaattattttttaataaatgtaatgaaaatattgttaaaaaagttaacgatgatgtaaaattttatatatataatatttttaatgagatataatttattatttaaataattaaataagataattacataaaaataaaaaataatttttaatttaaagaaaataaatataattatctaaaaataattttaaaatgaatgattCTGTATTTAgtgtaaatttatcattaaaccaatttaatatgaattaaagTACAACTTTTCGGGTTTATTGTGATGCGGTGTGGTTTAGGTGTTGGCGCCCTTGCCAATAGGATTTGCTGTGTTTGTGGTGCACCTGGCCACCATTCCCATCACCGGCACTGGCATTAACCCGGCTAGGAGTCTCGGTGCTGCTGTCATCTACAACAATGGACAAGTGTGGGATGATcaggtgtatatatatatgtattattaatttcatttattaccATATTTAATTGTGGATTGAATATTATTGACTTTTAATCTGCTGAAAATAGTGGATATTTTGGATTGGCCCTTTCATTGGAGCGGTGATGGCAGCGGCGTATCATCAATACGTACTGAGAGCTGAGGCTATGAAAGCTTTAAAATCCTTCCGCGGCAACTCTACAAGTTAAAGGCGTCGGCTGTGGCTGCCTGCTTTATTTGCTGATTGCTGTGTGTGGGTTTTCTCACTCACTTGTTGCATGTGTGTTGTGACATATGTAAATGTCTTAAGTTGTACTTAATAAGTGGATTGGGTGAAATAATGTGTGTACGTTTTGAAATATGACTGCCAGCCCCAGGCTTATATAATTATACTAATGCATCCAGATGGATATGCTATGATCTACATTATTTATTACCCAtatttgcaaaaagaaaaggactgCCAGTTGAATTTCGAGGAACTCTTTTTCTTGCACGATTAGGCCCAAAATTTAAGTAGGTaatactattta
This genomic window contains:
- the LOC105801517 gene encoding aquaporin PIP2-7 encodes the protein MDEVQGKKDYVDPPPAPLLDMEELKSWSFHRAVLAEFVATLLFLYVLVATVIGHQRQPACQGVGPLGIAWAVGGMIFVLVYCTAGISGGHINPAVTLGLFVARKVSLVRAVAYMVAQCLGAIFGAGLAKSVMKHYYNTLGGGTNVVVAGNSKGAALGAEIIGTFVLVYTVFSATDPKRNARDSHVPVLAPLPIGFAVFVVHLATIPITGTGINPARSLGAAVIYNNGQVWDDQWIFWIGPFIGAVMAAAYHQYVLRAEAMKALKSFRGNSTS